A region of the Oculatellaceae cyanobacterium genome:
CCATGCCCAGAAATGACTGAGCAAAATAATAACGATAACTTGCCCTCAACTGATTCTCAGCAGTCTGATGAGACAAAATCAATTGATAATTCGTGGAAAAATCGCATCGGCGGTGTTTGGAACAATGCTACAGGACGTTTGAGGCAATTGGTTCCTGTTGATTTTGCACAGACGGCTGGTAAGTGGTTTAACGTCAGTGAATCTCAAGTTGCAGAGATTTTGGAGGCTGTGCGGGCGGAACTACCTACCACAGAAGCATTATTAATTGGTAAGCCACAAGCGGGAAAAAGTTCAATTGTTCGGGGAGTTACTGGGGTTTCTGCGGAAATTGTCGGTCAGGGATTTCGTCCTCATACGCAAAATACTGAACGTTACGCCTATCCTTCGGGTGAATTGCCGTTGCTGATTTTTACCGATACAGTCGGACTGGGAGATGTAAACCAGGAAACGGAGGCGCTAATTGAGGAACTGGTTGGAGATTTGCAACATAAAAGCCGTCGCGCTAGAGTGTTGATTCTCACTGTCAAGATTAATGATTTTGCCACTGATACTCTGCGAAAAATTGCTAGTCAGTTACGAAAGGAGTATCCAGAAATTCCCTGTTTATTAGCAGTTACTTGTTTGCATGAAGCTTATCCTGCTGATGTAAGCGATCATCCAACATATCCGCCAGAGTATGAAGAAGTCAATCGCGCTTTTACTGCAATTAAGGAAGCTTTTGCGGGTTTGTGCGATCGCTCTATTATGCTTGATTTTACTTTAGAAGAAGACGGTTACAATCCAGTCTTTTATGGTTTAGACGCATTCCGAGATACTTTAGCAGAATTGCTTCCAGAAGCAGAATCGCGGGCAATTTATCAGTTATTAGATGAAAAAGCTGGTATAGAAATTGGTAATCTTTACCGAGATGTCGGACGGCGTTATATGTTGGCGTTTGCGATTATGGCGGCGACAGTTGAAGTTGTACCTGTACCATTTGCCAGTATGCCTGTGCTAACGGCGTTGCAATTATCAATGGTGGGTTTGTTAGGAAAATTGTATGGGCAAACGCTGACACCATCGCAAGCGGGAGGAGTTGTGAGTGCGATCGCAGGTGGTTTTTTAGCGCA
Encoded here:
- a CDS encoding GTPase is translated as MTEQNNNDNLPSTDSQQSDETKSIDNSWKNRIGGVWNNATGRLRQLVPVDFAQTAGKWFNVSESQVAEILEAVRAELPTTEALLIGKPQAGKSSIVRGVTGVSAEIVGQGFRPHTQNTERYAYPSGELPLLIFTDTVGLGDVNQETEALIEELVGDLQHKSRRARVLILTVKINDFATDTLRKIASQLRKEYPEIPCLLAVTCLHEAYPADVSDHPTYPPEYEEVNRAFTAIKEAFAGLCDRSIMLDFTLEEDGYNPVFYGLDAFRDTLAELLPEAESRAIYQLLDEKAGIEIGNLYRDVGRRYMLAFAIMAATVEVVPVPFASMPVLTALQLSMVGLLGKLYGQTLTPSQAGGVVSAIAGGFLAQAVRRELVKFVPGFGSAIAASWAAAYTWALGEGACVYFGDLMGGKKPDPQKIQSVMQEAFKTAQERFKGMKR